The Phormidium ambiguum IAM M-71 genome contains the following window.
CGCCACCCCAAAAAAATGCGACTACCCGAAACATCCGAGTAGCCACATAAATTTTTTGAAATCAAACTATTTAACTGTTTATCTAAAACCAACTGCTGCTTGCCAAACAAAAGCCAACAGTAAGAAAAACACGGGGATAATCGGCAGAACATCCACCAGTGGATCGAACATCGAAAAAGCTTCAGGCAATTTTGCTAGTAAGAGCGCCGCTTCCATTAATTAACCTTCCTTTCCAACACAGTTTTCAGAATTGCCATATATCTTAACATGAGAGGGTTCTAAAGACGATGGTGTTGGTGCAAGCCATTCGGCAAAATCTTCTGTAAAGCTACCACGCAAAATCGCTGCTCTAATTTTTTGGGTAAAACGGACTAACTCGGTAATATTATGAATCGACAGTAGCGTATAAGCTAAAATCTCCCGACTTCGCACCAAATGACAGAGATAAGCGCGAGTGAAGTTCTGACAAGTATAACAATCGCAACTTTCATCTAAAGGCGTGAAATCTTCCCGAAATCGAGCGTTTTTCAAATTCCAGCGTTCGCCAGCCACCACAACCGTACCATGACGCGCCCAACGAGTCGGAATCACGCAATCAAATAAGTCTATACCAGCTGCGATCGCTTGCACCATTTCCCGATAAGTTCCCACCCCCATCAAATAGCGGGGTTTTTCCGCAGGTAACATTGGTGCAGTCGCCCTGACAATCTTTTCGATTAATTCTGGAGGTTCTCCCACACTCACGCCACCGATCGCATAACCTGGAAGATCCAACTCCCTTAACGACACAGCAGCTTCTTGGCGCAAATCGAGGAATACTCCTCCCTGCACAATGCCAAACAAAGCTTGATCTTGACGCTTATGGGCGGTTATACAACGTTTCAACCAACGGTAAGTCCGTT
Protein-coding sequences here:
- a CDS encoding photosystem II reaction center protein K, producing MEAALLLAKLPEAFSMFDPLVDVLPIIPVFFLLLAFVWQAAVGFR
- the tgt gene encoding tRNA guanosine(34) transglycosylase Tgt, whose amino-acid sequence is MNSGFQFVCQACCDRSQARAGVFSTPHGEVETPRFMPVGTLATVKTVTPRQLQATGAQMVLANTYHLHLQPGEQIVAGAGGLHKFMAWKGPILTDSGGFQVFSLSELRKITENGVTFRSPRDGRIIELTPEKSIQIQNALGADVIMAFDECPPYPATREDVVLATERTYRWLKRCITAHKRQDQALFGIVQGGVFLDLRQEAAVSLRELDLPGYAIGGVSVGEPPELIEKIVRATAPMLPAEKPRYLMGVGTYREMVQAIAAGIDLFDCVIPTRWARHGTVVVAGERWNLKNARFREDFTPLDESCDCYTCQNFTRAYLCHLVRSREILAYTLLSIHNITELVRFTQKIRAAILRGSFTEDFAEWLAPTPSSLEPSHVKIYGNSENCVGKEG